TCTTTAACGAATAAAAAGTGTTCATCCTTAATGAGCAAAAAATGTTCAAATTGGGTTGACGGTTACAGAGAAAAGTAAAGTAGAAAATGCTTCGAACAAGTTAGATAAACAGGCTGAGTGGATTAAACAACTAGAAAAGCAAATGTTTGTCTAGGTTTTTTCTCGACAATCTGCCAGCAATCATGGGATGCCCTTTTTCCGGCACAGAGAAAAAAATTACGTGATGGTGAGCGAGGGAGAAAGATTATGCTGTTTTATGTAGTAAAGATGGAGAAGAACCATTATACATATAAAAGGCAATTGTCAGTTCTATACTGAAATTGCCTTTTACTGGGTATTTTATTTAAATGGGGTACCTTTTAAACGGGAATTTCAATATCTAACAAGGGTGCATATTGTTGAGAGCCGAAAATGTCCCCATCTCCAGGGCTTCCACTTGGAGTAAGGCGGGATATTGTAAATTTAATTGCATTTGCAGGATTATATTGTACAAAATCTGTAATGCGATCTGAGGAAACGTTAAATAGTTTCGCCATACTTTCACGCGTAATAACATTACTAGAACATACTTTATTGTAGTTCTCTTGATTATTAAAAATAATATCAAATGTAATACGATCGGTACCGGCATTTTTAGAACGAACTGTTTTGGCTAAATCTTTCAAATACTCTACAGCCATAGTATTACCTCCTTTTAATTAAGAACTTTATTTTTTTGTTCAGACGTAACTTCTTCCACTCTCACATCAAAGAGATCTAATGCATTTTCAACAGGAATGACATGATTTAATGTCCATTTATAGCTCTGTCCAGCATATAAAACATCATCAATTAAATAAGCTGCTGTACCTGCTGTTCCTTTAACCTCGGGTAGCTTACAATAGAATACTTGTCTTGTGGCAAATAAAGTTAATTCCTCTGCAGTGACTTTATCACGTGTAATGCCTTCAATTACAATGGCCAACTCATGTGATTTAATCTCTTTAACAGGCTCTAAATCGCCCATAACACCATTTTTCCCAAACACTTTGAGGTTAAGACTGTATTCAACTCCAGCAAATTCTTGAGCTACTTGATCCTCTACAAACTTAATTACTGTATCAATATTTTCAATTGTATATGGATCACGGACACCGGCAATGCCAATAAATTTTTCACCGATTAATCCGGCACCTTCCAATTTAACTTTAACTTTCCCTTCGATTGGCTTATATTTATAACCGGTAATACGGCATGTTTTTTCATCATATTGCTCATAATGGCAATCTGTCATATCTAGCATACCGCCTGCAAAGTATTCAAAATATGGATTTGACCGTTCATACATTGCATGCCCAGCAACTGAGGCAATAGTACATCTTTGATCAGGATGCATTGCTGTTGCTTTTACGTCTTCATGTGTGATTGTTCCAATAATACTTTCTTTAGCGCCATAAGGTTCTGCACAAAATGATGCACATTCTAATACTTTTCCTAGATAATATGCATTTGCTTCAGGAAAACCTTCACGAATAGCAGGTGCAGCAAATACTGCTACATCACTAGATCGTCCTCCAATAACTACATCAGCGCCTAAATCTAATGCTTTTATGAAAGGATGAACACCAGCAACCGCCACAATACGTTTTGTGTTTTCAAGTTCTTCCAATGTCAAATCATTTCGAGAGTCTAGGCCTTCAATTTTTACATCATTTTGCATTTGATTTTTTAAAAATTCCTTTTCTACTTCTGAATAAAAGTATCCAATTTTAAAAGGCGGTAAATTATGTTCTTTGGCTAAATCTTTAATAATTTGTACATACATATCAACTCGACTATTAGCACCGGTATCACCTGCAGAACCTATAATCATAGGGACACCTTGTTCTCTCGCTGCCAAGAGCATTAATTCTAAATCATGTTTTTGCCAATTATACATACTCACAGAACGGTCGGAACCAAGTGCTGTTGGTCCAATATCATCACTACCAGAATCTGCACAATAATAATCTGGTTTTGTAGCTGCTGCAATCTTAAAGCTGCCTTCTTTCGTAGGAGCAAAACCTAAATGGCCATTAGGACTTACAATTCTTAATTCTTTTTTCATAGTAAAACCTCCAGTTGTTGTAACATATTATAATGAGTTATTTCATGTCCTGCCCCTGTAAAAAGTGCTCTGAATTTCTCGTGTGATCTTTTAATACTAAAGAGAAACAAAACACCAAAACTAAGGAGTAGAACGCAATGCTTATAGCCAGTGACGGGTGCTATATATCTTTTTAGAAAAGCTATAAAACAGTGATAAACAGATTCAAGCCGATTTCTCTAATCTAGTGTTTAAAGGATGAAGGATTCATTATTTAAAAATGAATTACGGAATTTTAGATGCAGCTTCAACAAAGGCTTTATATATTGCTAGCATTTGTGAATCATGAATCCGGAATTCGGGATGAAATTGTACACCTAAGAGAAATGAATATTCAATGCCTTCAATAGCTTCAATTGAGCCATCGTAAGCATATGCACTCACCTTTAATCCCTTGCCAACATTTTTAACTCTTTGTCTATGATAACTATTTACATTAACCTCGCTGCTATTAAAGCAGCTTTTTAAAATGCTGTCCGGTTCTACACTAATTGGATGCGATGTTTCTTGTCCAAATGGGCTTTGTTGGTGAGTTGTATCACCTATATTTTCGATGGTCCCGCCTAAAGCATCATTGATTGTTTGATGACCACGACACACACCTAAAATAGGAATTTTTTTCTTCAAAGCAGCATTGATTAAAGCTAAATCAAACGGATGTCTAACAGGATTTTGCTCTTTTAATCCAGGTAATTCTTCTATGTCTTCCATAGCTGGCAAGAGACCACCGCCCCCGGTCATTAACAATCCGTCATATAACTCGATTAATTCATCAACAGCTTCAAGATTTGTAAAATGAGGTATAATTTGCGGAATCCCACCAGCAAGATAAACAGCCTCTATATATGACTTATCTAGATTCAATTCCCCTGCTAATCCTTCATGGGGTTTTATATTGCAATTTACCCCAATTATAGGTTTATTCATTTATTGTCTCCTCCGTATATAGGTGACATGCTACACCATGTCCATCTATTAATTGCCATTCAGGTCGCACCAGATCGCAAATTGGTCCTTTTTTATTAAAACAACGGTCTTTAAATACGCATCCAACAGTTTGATTTATTGGGGATGGTACATTGCCTTCTAATATAATTCGCTCTTTCTTCTCGTCTTTATAAACTGCTGGTATAGATGAAAGTAAGGCTTTAGTGTAGGGGTGTTTAGGATTATTAAATAATTCTTTTGTTTCTGCCATTTCTACCATCTGCCCCAAGTACATAACAGCCACTCGATCACTTACGTGGTAAACAACACTTAAATCGTGTGCGATAAATAAATATGTTAAGTTTAATTCTTGTTTTAGCTCATCCATTAAATTTAAAATTTGTGCTTGAACAGAAACATCTAGTGCTGATACGGGTTCGTCAGCAACAATGAATTCAGGTTTCATCGCTAAAGCTCTTGCAATACCAATTCGCTGACGTTGACCACCACTAAATTGATGGGGATATTGATCTAATTGTCTTTTAGTTAAACCAACACGTTCAATCAAATCAAAAATTTCTTGTTGTTGAACATACGGATCACTTACTCCACGACATTCAATTGCAATCTTTAAAATTTCGAAGACGGTCATTCTGGGGTTAAGCGACCCGTATGGATTTTGGAATATAATTTGTGCATGCTTTCGATATTCTTTTGTGGTCTTATTACTCATGTCAGAAATATCTTTGCCTTTAAAAATAATTTGTCCATCTGTTTTTTCATGTAAATTTAGAATAGTTCTACCTAATGTAGATTTGCCACACCCACTTTCGCCAACTAATCCTAAGGTTTCGCCTGGGTAGATGCTAAAACTTACATCATCAACAGCGCATACTAATGAATCTTTTTGCTTCGTTAATACTTTTTCAAGTACGCTGGCACTACGTTTAAAATATTTCTTTAGATTACGTACTTCAATAAGAGGTTGAATTTCTAATGTTGGAGTTGAACTAATTTGATCATTATTTGGTAGAGTATTTAGCAATATCAAACCTCTCCTTCCAAGTACTGTATACATCTTACATAGCGGTTTTCATTAATCTTTGTCATTTTGACAGGAGCGTTACATCTTTCAGTTGCATAGGGACAGCGATTATAAAAGCCGCAACCTTCTCCTACTTTTGCTAAATCGATTACATTTCCCTTAATCGGTTCAATTATTTTTTTCTCTTCTGAAATTGTTGGAATAGAATTTAATAAACCTTTTGTATAAGGGTGACATGGATTATTAATCACATCATAGGAAGACCCTTTTTCTACGATTCTCCCAGCATACATAACAATAATTTCATCACAAAATTCGGATGCAACCCCTAAATCATGCGTTACTGTAATAATGCTAGTGTTGTGTACTTTATTAATTTCCTTTAGTAATTCTAAAATCTGTGCCTGTACAGTTACATCTAAAGCTGTTGTTGGTTCATCTGCTAATAGCAATTTAGGATTATTTGCGATTGCCATTGCAACTAAAATTCGCTGTTGCATACCTCCACTAAATTGATGTGGAAAATCATCATAGCGTTTTTCAGGATGAGGAATTTTCACTTCTCCCATTAACTCGATGACTTTTTCTTTTTCTTTTTGTCTTTGTTTACGTTTATTAAAGAAATTATTCTTACCGTTGTTTAGAGTTCCATGAGTTTTTATTATTTCACGAATTTGTTCTCCTACAGAGTAAGCTGGATTTAGTGCAGACATTGGATCTTGGAAAATCATTGAAATATCATTCCCACGGATTTTAGTCCACTGCTTTTTAGTTTTAGTAGTTAGATTATGCCCACCAAATGAAATCTCTCCATCAAGAATTTCACCCGGTTTAGAAATTAGCCCTAAAATACTGAATAATGCTGTACTTTTACCACATCCAGATTCTCCTACAATGCCAATTATTTGTCCTTGATTTACAGAAAACTCTATATTGTTTACAGCTTTAATCCAAGATTCATCTTTTTTAAAGCCCACCGTTAGATTTTTGACTTCCAACATAGTTCCCACCCCCTATTTTGTCTTCATTCGTGGATCTAATATGTCTCTTAGGCCCTCACCAAGTAAGTTAATATTTAAAACTAAAATAAGGAGGAAAATCCCAGGGAATGTTGATAACCACCAACCTGTTAACATATATTCACGACCAGAAGCAATCATTGATCCCCATGCCGGAGTAGGAGGTTGGATTCCTAACCCTAAAAAGCTTAATGATGCCTCCATAATAATCATGTAGCCAAAACGAAGTGTCGCCAATACAAAAATAGTTTGAATAATATTTGGTAAAATTTCACTCCACATAATTTTGATGGGATTTCTTCCAATGGATTTGGCTGCTTCAACATACTCCTTCTTTTGCTCAGATAGTGATTCTCCCCGAGTTATCCGGAAAAATTCTACCCAGCCAATAAATGAGAGTGCTAAAATTAAATTCAAGAAACCAGGTCCTAAAAATGACATTAGCCCGATTGCGAAAATTAGGAAGGGAAAAGATAATAATAAGTCAGCTATTCGCGAAAGTACTGTGTCGAACCATCCTCTAAAATACCCTGCTATTAAACCTAAGGATGTACCAACGAGAACTGAAATTGTTGTGGCAATAATACCAACTGCAATGGAAACACGTGTACCTTCAATGATACGTGAGAATAAATCTACACCTTGTTCATTTGTACCGAGTATATGGTTCCACGTACCACCTTCCATCCAAACTGGGGGTAAAATACGGTCTGCTAGATCACCTTCTATCCCACTATGAGGGGTAATGAAGGGACCAATAATGGCTATAACAGCATAGAGTAACACGACAATTCCACCTATTAATGCTATGGGCTGCTTTTTAAGATCTTTAAAAATATTTTTTAAATTCTTCCCCCACTTTTGAAGTTTGGTAGAAGTAGCATAGGAATCATAAGTCGTGGTCTCGATGATTTTTATTTCTCTTGTCATCAGTTCACCTCTTCCTCTACACACGTAACTTAGGATTTAAATATGTGTAAATAATATCAACCATTAGATTGGCAATAACGAAAACAAATGCATAAAACATTACTACTCCTTGAACGAGTGTATAATCGCGATTAAAGATGCCATCAACCGCTAATCGACCAAGTCCTGGCCAACCAAAGACCGTTTCAACAATCATATTTCCACTCAACATAACTCCAATTTCTAAACCGATAATTGTTACTGTAGGAATCAGTGCATTACGTAATGCATGGACAGTAATGACTTTCCATTCTGGCAATCCCTTAGCACGTGCCAATATGACATAATCTGCTTTTAAAGTTTCAATCATACTTGATCTTGTTATTCGAGCAACAATTGCCGCCATACTTGCCCCAAGTGTTAAGGCTGGTAAGAATAAGTGACTCAAAGCATTTTTAAAGGCTGCAAAATCACCTATGATTAAACTATCGATTACATACATACCAGTGATAGTAGGTATGGTGTATTCAAAATCAAGTCGTCCTTTTACAGGTGTAATACCCATGAACACCGAAAAAATTAAAATCATAACAATTCCCAGCCAAAAAGGAGGCATGGATATTCCTAAAAAAGACCCGCCCATCCCTATTCGGTCTATTAAGCTATTCTGTTTAACAGCTGAGTAAACGCCCAAGGGTATTCCAATAATTGCTGATATAAATACTGCAGCTAATGCTAATTCAATTGTTGCCGGTAATGTTTCCCCAATTAGCTCTGAAACGGGCCTGTTTTTTTTGAACGATTCCCCCATATCCCCCTGTACTAATTGCAAAACATAGTCTTTTAACTGAATATGAAGAGGTTGATCTAAATTCATTTGTGAACGTAATGCGCTT
Above is a window of Solibacillus sp. FSL W7-1436 DNA encoding:
- a CDS encoding DUF4387 domain-containing protein — translated: MAVEYLKDLAKTVRSKNAGTDRITFDIIFNNQENYNKVCSSNVITRESMAKLFNVSSDRITDFVQYNPANAIKFTISRLTPSGSPGDGDIFGSQQYAPLLDIEIPV
- a CDS encoding acyclic terpene utilization AtuA family protein; this translates as MKKELRIVSPNGHLGFAPTKEGSFKIAAATKPDYYCADSGSDDIGPTALGSDRSVSMYNWQKHDLELMLLAAREQGVPMIIGSAGDTGANSRVDMYVQIIKDLAKEHNLPPFKIGYFYSEVEKEFLKNQMQNDVKIEGLDSRNDLTLEELENTKRIVAVAGVHPFIKALDLGADVVIGGRSSDVAVFAAPAIREGFPEANAYYLGKVLECASFCAEPYGAKESIIGTITHEDVKATAMHPDQRCTIASVAGHAMYERSNPYFEYFAGGMLDMTDCHYEQYDEKTCRITGYKYKPIEGKVKVKLEGAGLIGEKFIGIAGVRDPYTIENIDTVIKFVEDQVAQEFAGVEYSLNLKVFGKNGVMGDLEPVKEIKSHELAIVIEGITRDKVTAEELTLFATRQVFYCKLPEVKGTAGTAAYLIDDVLYAGQSYKWTLNHVIPVENALDLFDVRVEEVTSEQKNKVLN
- a CDS encoding gamma-glutamyl-gamma-aminobutyrate hydrolase family protein, translated to MNKPIIGVNCNIKPHEGLAGELNLDKSYIEAVYLAGGIPQIIPHFTNLEAVDELIELYDGLLMTGGGGLLPAMEDIEELPGLKEQNPVRHPFDLALINAALKKKIPILGVCRGHQTINDALGGTIENIGDTTHQQSPFGQETSHPISVEPDSILKSCFNSSEVNVNSYHRQRVKNVGKGLKVSAYAYDGSIEAIEGIEYSFLLGVQFHPEFRIHDSQMLAIYKAFVEAASKIP
- a CDS encoding ABC transporter ATP-binding protein, with the protein product MLNTLPNNDQISSTPTLEIQPLIEVRNLKKYFKRSASVLEKVLTKQKDSLVCAVDDVSFSIYPGETLGLVGESGCGKSTLGRTILNLHEKTDGQIIFKGKDISDMSNKTTKEYRKHAQIIFQNPYGSLNPRMTVFEILKIAIECRGVSDPYVQQQEIFDLIERVGLTKRQLDQYPHQFSGGQRQRIGIARALAMKPEFIVADEPVSALDVSVQAQILNLMDELKQELNLTYLFIAHDLSVVYHVSDRVAVMYLGQMVEMAETKELFNNPKHPYTKALLSSIPAVYKDEKKERIILEGNVPSPINQTVGCVFKDRCFNKKGPICDLVRPEWQLIDGHGVACHLYTEETINE
- a CDS encoding ABC transporter ATP-binding protein produces the protein MLEVKNLTVGFKKDESWIKAVNNIEFSVNQGQIIGIVGESGCGKSTALFSILGLISKPGEILDGEISFGGHNLTTKTKKQWTKIRGNDISMIFQDPMSALNPAYSVGEQIREIIKTHGTLNNGKNNFFNKRKQRQKEKEKVIELMGEVKIPHPEKRYDDFPHQFSGGMQQRILVAMAIANNPKLLLADEPTTALDVTVQAQILELLKEINKVHNTSIITVTHDLGVASEFCDEIIVMYAGRIVEKGSSYDVINNPCHPYTKGLLNSIPTISEEKKIIEPIKGNVIDLAKVGEGCGFYNRCPYATERCNAPVKMTKINENRYVRCIQYLEGEV
- a CDS encoding ABC transporter permease → MTREIKIIETTTYDSYATSTKLQKWGKNLKNIFKDLKKQPIALIGGIVVLLYAVIAIIGPFITPHSGIEGDLADRILPPVWMEGGTWNHILGTNEQGVDLFSRIIEGTRVSIAVGIIATTISVLVGTSLGLIAGYFRGWFDTVLSRIADLLLSFPFLIFAIGLMSFLGPGFLNLILALSFIGWVEFFRITRGESLSEQKKEYVEAAKSIGRNPIKIMWSEILPNIIQTIFVLATLRFGYMIIMEASLSFLGLGIQPPTPAWGSMIASGREYMLTGWWLSTFPGIFLLILVLNINLLGEGLRDILDPRMKTK
- a CDS encoding ABC transporter permease; translated protein: MKLIKIIERILATIPIMLGVALIVFLFMRLTPGDPIDLMMGEGNVSEAEESALRSQMNLDQPLHIQLKDYVLQLVQGDMGESFKKNRPVSELIGETLPATIELALAAVFISAIIGIPLGVYSAVKQNSLIDRIGMGGSFLGISMPPFWLGIVMILIFSVFMGITPVKGRLDFEYTIPTITGMYVIDSLIIGDFAAFKNALSHLFLPALTLGASMAAIVARITRSSMIETLKADYVILARAKGLPEWKVITVHALRNALIPTVTIIGLEIGVMLSGNMIVETVFGWPGLGRLAVDGIFNRDYTLVQGVVMFYAFVFVIANLMVDIIYTYLNPKLRV